The DNA sequence AAAGGGCAAAGAGATTGACACTTAGGAAGTCTATCTGCTTGCAAGAACACACCATCTAATTGTCCTCTGTGCAACATGTGTCACTTCCACTCCCCACGCGTCCATTCAactcctctttaaattcatcaacacGTCCATTAATATCACTTCACTTCATCTCTAAAAGAAAGAAACTCACTCTCAACATTAATATATCCATCCAATCCATGGCTGACCCACGccagcagcagcagcaacaacaaatACAACCCACTGAAGCCATGAAAAGCCTCCTCCCTCAAAAGGGTCCCTCAAAATCACAAGTTTTAGCAGTAGTTACTCTTTTTCCAGTTGGAGGTGCTCTTCTTTGTCTTGCAGGGTTGACGCTCACAGGGACTCTTATCGGTCTTGCCGTTGCAACCCCTCTCTTGTTGCTGTTCAGCCCTGTTTTGGTGCCTGCAGTTATAACCATAGCATTGGCTGTCACTGGATTCTTGACTTCAGGAGCTTTCGGGATTACGGCGCTGTCTTCCTTGTCTTGGATCATAAACTACTTGAGGAGTATCAGAGGGCCGGGGAGAGAGCAGTTGGAGCATGCAAAGAGGAGAGTGCAGGATACAGCTGGAACCATGGGACAGAGGACAAGGGAAACTGGTCACACATGATCCGTTTGGAAAATAGCTCAAATCATAAATCTGTGTTTTTACAGTGTACACGTTGTCTAGTGTGAAAGTTTTCTTCATTGTGCCAGCATTTGGGAGTTTTGTGTAATAAATAGGGTGCTTTGTTTCACCTTACCAAAGTGCTATTGCCCCTTTTCCTTGTCTTTCATTAACTCTTTCCAGTTAAAGAGTAATTTCCTCGATCATAAAGTGtttgtcttttttctttagaTTTTTACTGTATCCTCGTGTGAAATAAGATTATGTTCTTTTCCCAATACTGTTCCGTTCTTAACTCACGTTATTTGCTTGAAACTTCTTCGACCCCGACTCCAATTCCCAGTTCTGTTAACAGTCAAAGTGCCCTTTTTTTGGGTGGGTTGCAGGCACGAGCGGAAGAAAAAGAGGGAGGAAAGGCGTTGAGAAATCGTTCACAAATTATACTAGCTAAACTGAACAATATGCCTAGTaacaataataatgataatactCAAGAAAGATTCGAGGACTCGCGCCAATTTATGAAAAAGTATAAGAATAAATTAGTATTTACTAAAGTCGCTGAAATACTAGGGGAAAGGACCATTTTATGCTAGTGTCCCACGTAGATTTTGATCTGTGAATGATTATTTCAGACACTTTTGAAGATTGATGGCAGATGCAGAATTGGATAAAGTTATGATTCAATAGCCTATTTGGGAGGCAACTGATATAGCAATTTTACTAGATTGTGACATGGTCTTCATGAGCACATAAGGTTACATGGTGAATTTCCTTTATCTACTGTTTGTCAATTTGAGGAACTTTATTCAAGAATTAAGATTCCAATAAAAAGCCAAATTAAGGACAGTTTGAGTTTGTATGTGGACAGCAAGCGACATGCTGCCTTGATTTAAGGAAGCAACACCACAAGATCATTCGATTACATGAAGAAAGAAGAATGAAGCGATCAATATTCTACAGAAAAGGGTAGAGCATATACATATTTTGTACCTTGAATATGAAGATGTGAcacattctttctttttttgatgATCAAGAAATTTGTCTGGAGCCGACCCTATGGGCCAACCGCatgtaacgatccggtcggtcgttccgagagttgtagccccgttttccccatttttgtttatttatgtgttgttcagctgtgttgagttgtatcgagttggtaggtttgggttcggaatagttttggagtgaaatgagacacttagtctcttagttagaaagctaagttagacaagtcaatcggaagttgacttatgagtaaacgagttcggacttggatttttatgattcggttagcttcgttgagtgattttagacttaggagtgtgtccgaaatgtaatttggaggtccgtggtagaattaggcttgaattggcgaaagttagaaatttggcgattttggtcggcagcgaaaaatttgatatcggagtcggaatggaattccgagagttggagtaggttcgtagtgtcatttgtgacgtgtgtgcaaaatttgaggtcattcgtgacgaggtttaataggtttcggcatcggttgtgaaagtttgaagtttcaagtccattaagcttgaattggtgtgcgattcatattttggttattgtttgaggtgattcgaGAGCTCGATTGAGttggtatggtattttaggacttgatggcacatttggttgaggttccggaggcctcgggtatgtttcgggtgagttttgagcgagtccgggcattacCGGAACTGAGGCATAGTTCTGGTGCTTAATTGTTCGTTGAGGGCGGCAAAAATTCCGCTGAGGGCGGAGGAGGGGGCGCGGACCGCGTAAATTTGGTCGCGGAGGCGCTCTAGGGCAGATCTGTAGATTCGCTGGTCGGACTTCGGAAgtctatatcttttgatctacaaggcaTTTGGaaatgattcaaaaacgaaagttgtagtccttcgtgtctagtttccagaaaaataaagaaatcattatttggacatatgtagaaaaggttatggacaaaatactaaagcctgtcACTACAGTCACCAGAAGCACGAACATCGCTACTTTTTCGCGGCCGCGCCTGGATTTTCGCGGTCACCATAGTGGAGATCAGATAGTGCACTATATAAACGGGGTTTAGGGCAttagctcggtttgtggcgattttgaAAGCGTTTTCCATGAAATTCatcgggataagtgattctaactcggatttggttaatctTCATGAATATaccaatgatttcatcatttgattagtactttgaggtagaaatttgggaaaaaattctagaaacttcaaaaaataaatttttgggatttgaacatcgaattggagtcggattcgagtgaaactagtatggttggactcgtgagtgtaTGGGTTtcctagttttataaattttatcggatttcgagacgtgggcccgagagtCGGGTTTGActgaattagggatttttggtctgatttgataattttcatgtggaCTTCACCCTTTAGCAAATATTGATGATAATAtgttgattttggttaaattcggAGCTTTTGGAAACCGAGtctagagacgagggcatcctggagtaggatttttacgttgttaagataagtaacagttttaactctagatttgagggtataaacccggagaatttgatatcgtgtgattatttggaggtgatacccacgctaggtgacggacatgtgggtgtatacctcgaggaattgagacttggtccgtcccgtgaggcctcatggccataatctgtgtttacgtagttacttgttgttgaacttgtctgccttcatgttagagatcatgcttaggctttattcatgctcatatTATTTGTATTCAGTCAtaaaaattattgtacatgtttacctcagtctctattatttgctaatatgctgtgatacttgatgtgggttgtgtttccttatttgttgatgatagtgaggctagtgaggtacatgattgagtgaggtcgagggcctggttgtgaggatattaataccatagcgcgtgagttgtccgcgtagcacgtgagttgaccgtgcgggtccacgtattgataccatagcgtgtgagttattcgcgtagcacgtgagttgaccgtgtagatccaggtattgatatgatggcacgtgaattgtccgtgcttagtgcttgggctttgggagtccctccggagtctgtacacaccccc is a window from the Nicotiana tomentosiformis chromosome 10, ASM39032v3, whole genome shotgun sequence genome containing:
- the LOC104116154 gene encoding oleosin H2-like produces the protein MADPRQQQQQQQIQPTEAMKSLLPQKGPSKSQVLAVVTLFPVGGALLCLAGLTLTGTLIGLAVATPLLLLFSPVLVPAVITIALAVTGFLTSGAFGITALSSLSWIINYLRSIRGPGREQLEHAKRRVQDTAGTMGQRTRETGHT